The following are encoded together in the Oscarella lobularis chromosome 10, ooOscLobu1.1, whole genome shotgun sequence genome:
- the LOC136192457 gene encoding DBH-like monooxygenase protein 1 isoform X3: MVVYRCDSAAEFLDEEGQCMKLNDDVRRCWGYSPFGSWAVGDQGIRFPDDVGIPFSGTGSVQYALLEIHYNNVEGKSDYVDSSGLEFFYRTTPPKHDATILEIGQSFLATGFFIPPGLTRATVMSYCSPECTKVGVPSQGSKVVATLLHSHLAGVAIRVKHFRNGTFLGYVARNEYYDFNFQDFTSPFTNITIRPGDALQTECDYSTVGRTELTRGGLSTSSEMCLAYLIVYPSTYAQSCLSQASKGAMSRLAKEADAQGWGTYYDDSIDSLRQSISFNFSKHGADTAYLNYLRWEQEVLCRSVERQRLIDDALANVSTESVEPATAQPDCVNSLDQPPTIVYLSTTTTTTTTTTTTTTTAATTTSTSTTATATTTTNATSVTVASVSSTNVAGIVVSVMAGLILLVVIALVVYFKTSRKTVNYYAKLTKK; this comes from the exons ATGGTTGTCTATCGATGCGACAGTGCTGCGGAGTTTCTCGACGAGGAGGGCCAATGTATGAAACTgaatgacgacgttcgaaGGTGTTGGGGCTATAGTCCTTTCGGGTCATGGGCAGTCGGCGATCAG GGAATTCGTTTTCCTGATGATGTTGGAATCCCGTTTAGTGGAACTGGAAGCGTCCAGTATGCCCTGCTGGAAATTCATTACAATAACGTCGAAGGGAAATCag ATTACGTAGACTCGTCCGGATTGGAGTTCTTCTATAGGACCACACCGCCTAAACACGATGCAACAATTCTCGAAATTGGTCAATCTTTTCTAGCCACGGGGTTTTTTATTCCACCTGGCTTGACGAGAGCTACGGTTATGTCCTACTGCTCGCCAGAGTGCACCAAAGTC GGCGTTCCTTCACAAGGTTCTAAGGTGGTCGCCACTCTCTTGCACTCGCATTTAGCTGGCGTTGCAATTCGAGTCAAGCATTTTCGCAATGGCACGTTCTTGGGATACGTAGCTCGAAACGAGTACTacgatttcaattttcaa GACTTCACGTCTCCTTTCACAAACATCACAATTCGGCCG GGCGACGCACTTCAGACCGAATGTGATTACAGTACGGTGGGACGAACAGAGCTGACTAGG GGTGGCCTTAGTACGTCGAGTGAAATGTGTCTCGCGTATTTAATCGTTTATCCGTCGACGTACGCTCAATCATGTTTGAGCCAAGCTTCGAAGGGTGCCATGTCTCGTCTAGCCAAAGAAGCAGATGC ACAAGGTTGGGGCACTTACTACGATGATAGCATTGACTCTCTTCGACAATCGATATCTTTTAATTTCTCTAAGCACGGAGCTGACACCGCGTATCTCAACTATCTTCGTTGGGAGCAAGAAGTCCTGTGCAGAAGCGTCGAACGGCAAAGATTAAtc GACGATGCGCTCGCCAACGTGTCAACGGAGTCGGTGGAGCCCGCAACTGCTCAACCGGACTGCGTGAACAGTCTAGATCAACCGCCCACTATCGTCTATTTGTCTACCActaccaccaccaccaccaccaccaccaccaccaccaccaccgccgccaccaccactAGCACTAGCACTACTGCTActgctactactactactaatGCTACTTCTGTTACTGTCGCCAGTGTCTCCAGCACGAATGTAGCTGGAATTGTCGTCAGTGTTATGGCTGGTTTGATTCTTCTTGTGGTTATTGCACTGGTTGTCTATTTCAAGACTTCTCGGAAGACAGTTAATTACTATGCGAAATTAACTAAGAAGTGA
- the LOC136192457 gene encoding DBH-like monooxygenase protein 1 homolog isoform X2, which translates to MRHVKSGFKSVNLLTGFGSRRSFPDGTPPFQLITNKLSVPSSHTTYWCKPLQLPKLPKGGYLIGFDPVIDNKEIVHHMVVYRCDSAAEFLDEEGQCMKLNDDVRRCWGYSPFGSWAVGDQGIRFPDDVGIPFSGTGSVQYALLEIHYNNVEGKSDYVDSSGLEFFYRTTPPKHDATILEIGQSFLATGFFIPPGLTRATVMSYCSPECTKVGVPSQGSKVVATLLHSHLAGVAIRVKHFRNGTFLGYVARNEYYDFNFQDFTSPFTNITIRPGDALQTECDYSTVGRTELTRGGLSTSSEMCLAYLIVYPSTYAQSCLSQASKGAMSRLAKEADAQGWGTYYDDSIDSLRQSISFNFSKHGADTAYLNYLRWEQEVLCRSVERQRLIDDALANVSTESVEPATAQPDCVNSLDQPPTIVYLSTTTTTTTTTTTTTTTAATTTSTSTTATATTTTNATSVTVASVSSTNVAGIVVSVMAGLILLVVIALVVYFKTSRKTVNYYAKLTKK; encoded by the exons ATGCGACATGTGAAGTCGGGTTTTAAGAGCGTCAATTTGCTGACAGGTTTCggttctcgtcgatcgtttccgGATGGCACGCCCCCTTTCCAACTCATAACGAACAAA ttatCTGTGCCTTCGTCTCATACGACGTACTGGTGCAAGCCGCTTCAATTGCCCAAGCTACCTAAAGGAGGCTATCTGATTGGA tTTGATCCCGTTATCGATAATAAGGAGATTGTTCATCACATGGTTGTCTATCGATGCGACAGTGCTGCGGAGTTTCTCGACGAGGAGGGCCAATGTATGAAACTgaatgacgacgttcgaaGGTGTTGGGGCTATAGTCCTTTCGGGTCATGGGCAGTCGGCGATCAG GGAATTCGTTTTCCTGATGATGTTGGAATCCCGTTTAGTGGAACTGGAAGCGTCCAGTATGCCCTGCTGGAAATTCATTACAATAACGTCGAAGGGAAATCag ATTACGTAGACTCGTCCGGATTGGAGTTCTTCTATAGGACCACACCGCCTAAACACGATGCAACAATTCTCGAAATTGGTCAATCTTTTCTAGCCACGGGGTTTTTTATTCCACCTGGCTTGACGAGAGCTACGGTTATGTCCTACTGCTCGCCAGAGTGCACCAAAGTC GGCGTTCCTTCACAAGGTTCTAAGGTGGTCGCCACTCTCTTGCACTCGCATTTAGCTGGCGTTGCAATTCGAGTCAAGCATTTTCGCAATGGCACGTTCTTGGGATACGTAGCTCGAAACGAGTACTacgatttcaattttcaa GACTTCACGTCTCCTTTCACAAACATCACAATTCGGCCG GGCGACGCACTTCAGACCGAATGTGATTACAGTACGGTGGGACGAACAGAGCTGACTAGG GGTGGCCTTAGTACGTCGAGTGAAATGTGTCTCGCGTATTTAATCGTTTATCCGTCGACGTACGCTCAATCATGTTTGAGCCAAGCTTCGAAGGGTGCCATGTCTCGTCTAGCCAAAGAAGCAGATGC ACAAGGTTGGGGCACTTACTACGATGATAGCATTGACTCTCTTCGACAATCGATATCTTTTAATTTCTCTAAGCACGGAGCTGACACCGCGTATCTCAACTATCTTCGTTGGGAGCAAGAAGTCCTGTGCAGAAGCGTCGAACGGCAAAGATTAAtc GACGATGCGCTCGCCAACGTGTCAACGGAGTCGGTGGAGCCCGCAACTGCTCAACCGGACTGCGTGAACAGTCTAGATCAACCGCCCACTATCGTCTATTTGTCTACCActaccaccaccaccaccaccaccaccaccaccaccaccaccgccgccaccaccactAGCACTAGCACTACTGCTActgctactactactactaatGCTACTTCTGTTACTGTCGCCAGTGTCTCCAGCACGAATGTAGCTGGAATTGTCGTCAGTGTTATGGCTGGTTTGATTCTTCTTGTGGTTATTGCACTGGTTGTCTATTTCAAGACTTCTCGGAAGACAGTTAATTACTATGCGAAATTAACTAAGAAGTGA
- the LOC136192457 gene encoding DBH-like monooxygenase protein 1 homolog isoform X1 has translation MRHVKSGFKSVNLLTGFGSRRSFPDGTPPFQLITNKLSVPSSHTTYWCKPLQLPKLPKGGYLIGVHTNIHFDPVIDNKEIVHHMVVYRCDSAAEFLDEEGQCMKLNDDVRRCWGYSPFGSWAVGDQGIRFPDDVGIPFSGTGSVQYALLEIHYNNVEGKSDYVDSSGLEFFYRTTPPKHDATILEIGQSFLATGFFIPPGLTRATVMSYCSPECTKVGVPSQGSKVVATLLHSHLAGVAIRVKHFRNGTFLGYVARNEYYDFNFQDFTSPFTNITIRPGDALQTECDYSTVGRTELTRGGLSTSSEMCLAYLIVYPSTYAQSCLSQASKGAMSRLAKEADAQGWGTYYDDSIDSLRQSISFNFSKHGADTAYLNYLRWEQEVLCRSVERQRLIDDALANVSTESVEPATAQPDCVNSLDQPPTIVYLSTTTTTTTTTTTTTTTAATTTSTSTTATATTTTNATSVTVASVSSTNVAGIVVSVMAGLILLVVIALVVYFKTSRKTVNYYAKLTKK, from the exons ATGCGACATGTGAAGTCGGGTTTTAAGAGCGTCAATTTGCTGACAGGTTTCggttctcgtcgatcgtttccgGATGGCACGCCCCCTTTCCAACTCATAACGAACAAA ttatCTGTGCCTTCGTCTCATACGACGTACTGGTGCAAGCCGCTTCAATTGCCCAAGCTACCTAAAGGAGGCTATCTGATTGGAGTACATACTAACATACAT tTTGATCCCGTTATCGATAATAAGGAGATTGTTCATCACATGGTTGTCTATCGATGCGACAGTGCTGCGGAGTTTCTCGACGAGGAGGGCCAATGTATGAAACTgaatgacgacgttcgaaGGTGTTGGGGCTATAGTCCTTTCGGGTCATGGGCAGTCGGCGATCAG GGAATTCGTTTTCCTGATGATGTTGGAATCCCGTTTAGTGGAACTGGAAGCGTCCAGTATGCCCTGCTGGAAATTCATTACAATAACGTCGAAGGGAAATCag ATTACGTAGACTCGTCCGGATTGGAGTTCTTCTATAGGACCACACCGCCTAAACACGATGCAACAATTCTCGAAATTGGTCAATCTTTTCTAGCCACGGGGTTTTTTATTCCACCTGGCTTGACGAGAGCTACGGTTATGTCCTACTGCTCGCCAGAGTGCACCAAAGTC GGCGTTCCTTCACAAGGTTCTAAGGTGGTCGCCACTCTCTTGCACTCGCATTTAGCTGGCGTTGCAATTCGAGTCAAGCATTTTCGCAATGGCACGTTCTTGGGATACGTAGCTCGAAACGAGTACTacgatttcaattttcaa GACTTCACGTCTCCTTTCACAAACATCACAATTCGGCCG GGCGACGCACTTCAGACCGAATGTGATTACAGTACGGTGGGACGAACAGAGCTGACTAGG GGTGGCCTTAGTACGTCGAGTGAAATGTGTCTCGCGTATTTAATCGTTTATCCGTCGACGTACGCTCAATCATGTTTGAGCCAAGCTTCGAAGGGTGCCATGTCTCGTCTAGCCAAAGAAGCAGATGC ACAAGGTTGGGGCACTTACTACGATGATAGCATTGACTCTCTTCGACAATCGATATCTTTTAATTTCTCTAAGCACGGAGCTGACACCGCGTATCTCAACTATCTTCGTTGGGAGCAAGAAGTCCTGTGCAGAAGCGTCGAACGGCAAAGATTAAtc GACGATGCGCTCGCCAACGTGTCAACGGAGTCGGTGGAGCCCGCAACTGCTCAACCGGACTGCGTGAACAGTCTAGATCAACCGCCCACTATCGTCTATTTGTCTACCActaccaccaccaccaccaccaccaccaccaccaccaccaccgccgccaccaccactAGCACTAGCACTACTGCTActgctactactactactaatGCTACTTCTGTTACTGTCGCCAGTGTCTCCAGCACGAATGTAGCTGGAATTGTCGTCAGTGTTATGGCTGGTTTGATTCTTCTTGTGGTTATTGCACTGGTTGTCTATTTCAAGACTTCTCGGAAGACAGTTAATTACTATGCGAAATTAACTAAGAAGTGA